One genomic window of Medicago truncatula cultivar Jemalong A17 chromosome 1, MtrunA17r5.0-ANR, whole genome shotgun sequence includes the following:
- the LOC11432838 gene encoding gibberellin 3-beta-dioxygenase 1 encodes MATTLSEAYRDHPLHLHHIIPLDFSSFRTLPDSHAWPQSNDDGSDNFTSNGCYDNDDEDGSCIPIIDLNDPNAMEQIGLACEKWGAFQLKNHGIPLNFIEEVEEEAKRLFSLPSKEKLKALRSAGGGTGYGRARISPFFPKFMWHEGFTIMGSPSNDAKKIWPNDYKRFCDTMENYQKQMKTLAEKLTNMILNILGISQEQNKWIGSNNHVGAMQLNFYPCCPDPKKAMGLAPHTDTSLFTILHQSQTNGLQLFKEGVGYVPVDPHPNTLVVNTGDILHILSNSRFRCSLHRVVVNDISDRYSVAYFYGPPVDYLVSPCVGDNSLPRFRALTVKDYIGIKAKNLGGALSLISTLLDHDD; translated from the exons ATGGCTACTACTCTTTCTGAAGCCTATCGAGATCACCCTCTGCACCTTCATCATATTATCCCCTTAGACTTTTCTTCATTTAGAACTTTGCCTGACTCCCATGCATGGCCTCAATCTAATGATGATGGTAGTGATAATTTCACATCCAATGGATGCTATGacaatgatgatgaagatggatCATGCATACCAATCATTGATCTCAATGATCCTAATGCTATGGAACAAATAGGCCTTGCATGTGAGAAGTGGGGTGCCTTCCAATTGAAGAATCATGGCATACCCTTAAATTTTATTGAAGAGGTTGAAGAAGAGGCAAAGAGACTCTTTTCTCTTCCTTCCAAGGAGAAACTTAAGGCCCTTAGATCGGCCGGTGGCGGCACCGGATACGGTAGAGCTCGAATATCACCATTCTTCCCCAAATTCATGTGGCATGAAGGATTCACAATTATGGGGTCCCCATCCAATGATGCTAAAAAGATCTGGCCTAATGACTACAAACGGTTTTG TGACACAATGGAGAACTACCAAAAGCAAATGAAGACACTAGCAGAGAAACTAACAAACATGATATTGAACATATTAGGAATTTCACAAGAACAAAACAAATGGATTGGTTCTAACAACCATGTTGGAGCAATGCAACTAAACTTCTACCCATGTTGTCCCGACCCAAAAAAAGCAATGGGTCTGGCCCCACACACAGACACATCCCTTTTCACAATCCTCCATCAAAGTCAAACAAATGGACTTCAATTATTCAAAGAAGGTGTAGGGTATGTTCCTGTGGACCCTCATCCAAATACACTTGTTGTTAACACTGGTGACATTCTTCATATATTGTCAAATTCTAGGTTTCGATGTTCTCTTCATCGTGTTGTTGTGAATGATATTAGTGATAGATATTCTGTGGCTTATTTTTATGGACCTCCAGTTGATTATTTGGTATCTCCTTGTGTTGGTGATAATTCTTTGCCACGTTTTCGTGCTTTGACCGTCAAAGATTATATTGGGATTAAAGCCAAGAATTTAGGGGGTGCTTTGTCTTTGATTAGTACATTACTTGATCATGATGATTAA
- the LOC11424489 gene encoding probable 2-oxoglutarate-dependent dioxygenase AOP1, whose protein sequence is MGSENEMIPCLDFSKYDLGVVDQEGSEEWKKMSKKVREACESHGCFIIMYDENKIPKNLCENMFIGMKDLFDLPEEIKRKHISSTPFSSYTSDDPKIPLSQTFGIDDASLGDNALAFTNLMWSQGNPTFCETMKTMSYKMLELHSLVLKMIIDGYGLPKQYTSTIEELKSRSSFRLMKYKVPEINKDYETALVSHTDKNTLTTLCQNEVQGLEVLTKTNQWIRLNIPQGGFVVIVGDTLKAWSNCRLHAAAHKVTMCGDKERYSFALFSVPKKDVKIEVPHELVEDKMHPLHYRSFNYDDYLDYVVLGLKENKEIITLEAFLGV, encoded by the exons atggGTAGTGAGAATGAAATGATTCCATGTCTAGATTTTTCCAAGTATGATTTAGGAGTAGTTGATCAAGAAGGGAGTGAGGAGTGGAAAAAAATGAGCAAAAAAGTGAGAGAAGCATGTGAGAGTCATGGTTGCTTCATCATAATGTATGATGAGAATAAGATCCCAAAGAATTTATGTGAAAACATGTTCATAGGGATGAAAGACTTGTTTGATTTACCTGAAGAAATTAAGAGGAAACACATAAGCTCTACACCTTTTAGTAGCTACACTAGTGATGATCCCAAAATTCCTCTATCTCAAACCTTTGGGATTGATGATGCTTCTCTTGGAGATAATGCTTTGGCTTTTACTAATCTCATGTGGTCTCAAGGAAACCCAACTTTCTg TGAGACAATGAAGACCATGAGTTacaagatgcttgaattacattccctcGTTCTGAAGATGATCATAGATGGTTATGGTCTTCCAAAACAATACACTTCAACCATTGAAGAATTGAAGAGCCGTAGTAGTTTTCGATTGATGAAATACAAAGTTCCTGAAATCAACAAAGATTATGAAACTGCCTTAGTATCTCACACTGACAAAAATACCTTAACCACTTTATGCCAAAATGAAGTCCAAGGTCTTGAGGTTCTTACTAAAACAAACCAATGGATTAGATTGAACATACCGCAGGGAGGCTTTGTTGTCATTGTTGGTGACACACTCAAG GCATGGAGCAATTGTAGACTTCATGCAGCTGCACACAAAGTGACGATGTGTGGAGATAAAGAAAGGTATTCATTTGCACTATTTTCCGTCCCAAAGAAAGATGTGAAAATTGAGGTGCCACATGAATTGGTGGAGGATAAAATGCATCCTCTTCATTACCGGTCATTCAATTATGATGATTACTTAGACTACGTCGTGTTAGGtctcaaagaaaataaagaaattattacaCTAGAGGCATTTTTAGGTGTTTGA
- the LOC11432839 gene encoding transcriptional corepressor LEUNIG isoform X2: MSQTNWEADKMLDVYIHDYLVKRDLKASAQAFQAEGKVSSDPVAIDAPGGFLFEWWSVFWDIFIARTNEKHSEVAASYIETQLIKAREQQQQQQQQPQPQQSPHQQQQQQQQHQMQMQQMLLQRQHQQQQQQQQQQQQQQQQQQQQPQHQQQQQQQQQQQQQQGRDRAHLLNGGGANGLVGNPSTANAIATKMYEERLKLPLQRDSLEDAAMKQRFGDQLLDPNHASILKSSAATGQPSGQVLHGAAGAMSPQVQARSQQLPGSTLDIKTEINPVLNPRAAGPEGSLMAVPGSNQGGNNLTLKGWPLTGLEHLRSGLLQQQKPFIQSPQPFHQLPMLTQQHQQQLMLAQQNLASPSASDDSRRLRMLLNPRNMGVSKDGLSNPVGDVVSNVGSPLQAGGPPFPRGDPDMLMKLQHQQQQNANPQQQQLQQQHSLSNQQSQSANHNMHQQDNKVGGGGGSVTGDGSMSNSFRGNDQVSKSQPGRKRKQPVSSSGPANSSGTANTAGPSPSSAPSTPSGSTHTPGDVISMPSLPHNGSSSKPLMMFSTDGNTSPSNQLWDDKDIELQADVDRFVADGSLDDNVESFLSHDDTDPRDPVGRMDVSKGFTFSELNSVRASTNKVVCSHFSSDGKLLASGGHDKKVVLWYTDSLKQKATLEEHSLLITDVRFSPSMPRLATSSYDKTVRVWDVDNPGYSLRTFTGHSAAVMSLDFHPNKDDLICSCDCDGEIRYWSINNGSCARVSKGGMAQMRFQPRLGRFLAAAAENVVSILDVETQACRYSLKGHTKSIHSVCWDPSGEFLASVSEDSVRVWTLGSGSEGECVHELSCNGNKFHSCVFHPTYSSLLVIGCYQSLELWNMTENKTMTLSAHDGLIAALAVSTVNGLVASASHDRFVKLWK; the protein is encoded by the exons ATGTCTCAGACTAACTGGGAAGCTGATAAGAT GTTGGATGTTTACATCCATGATTACCTTGTGAAGAGGGATTTGAAAGCTTCTGCTCAGGCTTTTCAAGCTGAAGGGAAAGTGTCTTCTGATCCTGTTG CTATTGACGCTCCGGGAGGATTTTTGTTCGAGTGGTGGTCGGTTTTCTGGGACATATTCATTGCCAGGACGAACGAGAAGCATTCGGAAGTTGCCGCGTCTTATATCGAG ACACAGTTAATTAAGGCCAGggagcagcagcagcaacagcagcagcagccaCAACCTCAGCAATCACCACATCAACAGcagcaacagcaacaacaacatcagaTGCAGATGCAACAGATGCTGTTACAGAGGCAACACCAGCAGCAACAGCAGCAACAGCAAcagcaacaacagcaacaacagcagcagcagcagcagccgCAACATCAGcagcaacaacagcagcagcaacagcaACAGCAACAACAGGGTAGGGATAGGGCTCATCTCTTGAATGGCGGTGGTGCAAATGGATTAGTTGGAAACCCTAGCACTGCAAATGCTATAGCAACAAAGATGTATGAGGAAAGGTTAAAACTTCCTCTTCAAAGGGATTCTTTGGAAGATGCTGCAATGAAG CAAAGATTTGGAGACCAACTCTTGGATCCAAATCATGCTTCAATACTAAAGTCTTCTGCAGCTACTGGCCAGCCGTCAGG GCAAGTTTTGCATGGTGCTGCTGGTGCGATGTCTCCACAAGTTCAAGCTCGTAGTCAGCAACTACCAGGGTCTACTCTG GATATAAAAACTGAGATCAATCCTGTATTGAATCCCAGAGCTGCGGGTCCTGAAGGATCATTGATGGCAGTTCCTG GATCAAATCAAGGTGGCAACAATTTGACTCTGAAAGGGTGGCCACTCACA GGTTTGGAGCATCTACGTTCTGGTTTACTCCAGCAACAAAAACCTTTCATACAGAGTCCACAGCCTTTTCATCAACTTCCAATGTTGACACAACAACATCAGCAACAACTTATGTTAGCTCAGCAAAACCTGGCATCACCATCTGCCAGTGATGATAGTAGAAGACTCAGAATGCTACTGAATCCTCGAAATATGGGCGTAAGTAAGGATGGCCTTTCAAATCCTGTTGGTGATGTAGTATCAAATGTTGGATCGCCCCTTCAAGCCGGTGGTCCTCCATTTCCTCGTGGGGATCCAGATATGTTAATGAAG ttacaacatcaacaacagcAGAATGCCAATCCACAGCAGCAGCAACTTCAACAACAGCATTCTCTTTCAAATCAGCAATCACAGTCTGCAAATCATAACATGCATCAGCAAGATAATAAAGTAGGGGGAGGTGGTGGCAGTGTAACTGGAGACGGTAGCATGTCAAACTCCTTTAGAGGAAATGATCAG GTTTCCAAAAGCCAGCctggaagaaagagaaagcagCCTGTATCTTCTTCTGGTCCTGCCAATAGCTCAGGAACGGCTAATACAGCAGGACCATCGCCGAGTTCAGCACCCTCAACTCCCTCAGGCTCAACTCACACGCCTGGTGATGTGATATCAATGCCTTCTTTACCTCATAATGGTAGTTCTTCTAAGCCATTAATGATGTTTAGCACTGATGGCAATACCTCACCTTCAAACCAATTG TGGGATGATAAGGATATTGAATTGCAGGCAGATGTGGACCGCTTTGTAGCAGATGGATCTCTCGATGACAATGTTGAGTCTTTTTTATCACATGATGATACCGACCCTAGAGATCCAGTTGGACGTATGGATGTAAGCAAAG GTTTCACATTTTCTGAATTAAATTCAGTTCGTGCAAGCACAAATAAAGTTGTTTGTAGCCATTTCTCATCCGACGGAAAATTGCTTGCAAGTGGTGGTCATGACAAAAAG GTTGTTTTATGGTACACAGATTCTCTAAAGCAGAAAGCTACCCTCGAAGAACATTCACTTTTAATCACTGATGTCCGTTTCAGTCCAAGCATGCCTCGTCTTGCAACATCTTCATACGACAAAACTGTCCGGGTTTGGGATGTTGACAAT CCTGGGTATTCGCTTCGTACCTTCACTGGGCATTCTGCAGCTGTTATGTCACTAGACTTTCATCCTAATAAAGATGACCTTATCTGCTCTTGTGATTGTGATGGCGAGATAAGATATTGGAGTATTAACAATGGCAGTTGTGCTAGAGTGTCAAAG GGTGGCATGGCACAGATGAGATTTCAACCTCGTCTAGGGAGATTCCTTGCTGCAGCTGCAGAGAACGTTGTCTCTATACTTGATGTTGAGACACAAGCATGCCGATATTCTCTAAAG GGTCACACAAAGTCAATACATTCTGTTTGTTGGGATCCTTCTGGAGAGTTCCTGGCATCTGTCAGTGAGGACTCTGTCAGGGTTTGGACTCTTGGATCCGGGAGTGAAGGGGAATGTGTTCATGAGCTTAGCTGTAATGGAAATAAGTTTCACTCGTGCGTTTTCCATCCAACGTATTCTTCACTGTTGGTCATTGGCTGTTACCAG TCATTGGAGCTGTGGAACATGACCGAGAACAAGACGATGACTCTATCTGCTCACGACGGTCTTATTGCTGCACTGGCCGTTTCAACTGTAAACGGTTTGGTTGCTTCTGCCAGTCATGACAGGTTTGTCAAGCTCTGGAAGTGA
- the LOC11432839 gene encoding transcriptional corepressor LEUNIG isoform X3 yields the protein MSQTNWEADKMLDVYIHDYLVKRDLKASAQAFQAEGKVSSDPVAIDAPGGFLFEWWSVFWDIFIARTNEKHSEVAASYIETQLIKAREQQQQQQQQPQPQQSPHQQQQQQQQHQMQMQQMLLQRQHQQQQQQQQQQQQQQQQQQQQPQHQQQQQQQQQQQQQQGRDRAHLLNGGGANGLVGNPSTANAIATKMYEERLKLPLQRDSLEDAAMKQRFGDQLLDPNHASILKSSAATGQPSGQVLHGAAGAMSPQVQARSQQLPGSTLDIKTEINPVLNPRAAGPEGSLMAVPGSNQGGNNLTLKGWPLTGLEHLRSGLLQQQKPFIQSPQPFHQLPMLTQQHQQQLMLAQQNLASPSASDDSRRLRMLLNPRNMGVSKDGLSNPVGDVVSNVGSPLQAGGPPFPRGDPDMLMKLKLAQLQHQQQQNANPQQQQLQQQHSLSNQQSQSANHNMHQQDNKVGGGGGSVTGDGSMSNSFRGNDQVSKSQPGRKRKQPVSSSGPANSSGTANTAGPSPSSAPSTPSGSTHTPGDVISMPSLPHNGSSSKPLMMFSTDGNTSPSNQLADVDRFVADGSLDDNVESFLSHDDTDPRDPVGRMDVSKGFTFSELNSVRASTNKVVCSHFSSDGKLLASGGHDKKVVLWYTDSLKQKATLEEHSLLITDVRFSPSMPRLATSSYDKTVRVWDVDNPGYSLRTFTGHSAAVMSLDFHPNKDDLICSCDCDGEIRYWSINNGSCARVSKGGMAQMRFQPRLGRFLAAAAENVVSILDVETQACRYSLKGHTKSIHSVCWDPSGEFLASVSEDSVRVWTLGSGSEGECVHELSCNGNKFHSCVFHPTYSSLLVIGCYQSLELWNMTENKTMTLSAHDGLIAALAVSTVNGLVASASHDRFVKLWK from the exons ATGTCTCAGACTAACTGGGAAGCTGATAAGAT GTTGGATGTTTACATCCATGATTACCTTGTGAAGAGGGATTTGAAAGCTTCTGCTCAGGCTTTTCAAGCTGAAGGGAAAGTGTCTTCTGATCCTGTTG CTATTGACGCTCCGGGAGGATTTTTGTTCGAGTGGTGGTCGGTTTTCTGGGACATATTCATTGCCAGGACGAACGAGAAGCATTCGGAAGTTGCCGCGTCTTATATCGAG ACACAGTTAATTAAGGCCAGggagcagcagcagcaacagcagcagcagccaCAACCTCAGCAATCACCACATCAACAGcagcaacagcaacaacaacatcagaTGCAGATGCAACAGATGCTGTTACAGAGGCAACACCAGCAGCAACAGCAGCAACAGCAAcagcaacaacagcaacaacagcagcagcagcagcagccgCAACATCAGcagcaacaacagcagcagcaacagcaACAGCAACAACAGGGTAGGGATAGGGCTCATCTCTTGAATGGCGGTGGTGCAAATGGATTAGTTGGAAACCCTAGCACTGCAAATGCTATAGCAACAAAGATGTATGAGGAAAGGTTAAAACTTCCTCTTCAAAGGGATTCTTTGGAAGATGCTGCAATGAAG CAAAGATTTGGAGACCAACTCTTGGATCCAAATCATGCTTCAATACTAAAGTCTTCTGCAGCTACTGGCCAGCCGTCAGG GCAAGTTTTGCATGGTGCTGCTGGTGCGATGTCTCCACAAGTTCAAGCTCGTAGTCAGCAACTACCAGGGTCTACTCTG GATATAAAAACTGAGATCAATCCTGTATTGAATCCCAGAGCTGCGGGTCCTGAAGGATCATTGATGGCAGTTCCTG GATCAAATCAAGGTGGCAACAATTTGACTCTGAAAGGGTGGCCACTCACA GGTTTGGAGCATCTACGTTCTGGTTTACTCCAGCAACAAAAACCTTTCATACAGAGTCCACAGCCTTTTCATCAACTTCCAATGTTGACACAACAACATCAGCAACAACTTATGTTAGCTCAGCAAAACCTGGCATCACCATCTGCCAGTGATGATAGTAGAAGACTCAGAATGCTACTGAATCCTCGAAATATGGGCGTAAGTAAGGATGGCCTTTCAAATCCTGTTGGTGATGTAGTATCAAATGTTGGATCGCCCCTTCAAGCCGGTGGTCCTCCATTTCCTCGTGGGGATCCAGATATGTTAATGAAG TTGAAACTTGCTCAGttacaacatcaacaacagcAGAATGCCAATCCACAGCAGCAGCAACTTCAACAACAGCATTCTCTTTCAAATCAGCAATCACAGTCTGCAAATCATAACATGCATCAGCAAGATAATAAAGTAGGGGGAGGTGGTGGCAGTGTAACTGGAGACGGTAGCATGTCAAACTCCTTTAGAGGAAATGATCAG GTTTCCAAAAGCCAGCctggaagaaagagaaagcagCCTGTATCTTCTTCTGGTCCTGCCAATAGCTCAGGAACGGCTAATACAGCAGGACCATCGCCGAGTTCAGCACCCTCAACTCCCTCAGGCTCAACTCACACGCCTGGTGATGTGATATCAATGCCTTCTTTACCTCATAATGGTAGTTCTTCTAAGCCATTAATGATGTTTAGCACTGATGGCAATACCTCACCTTCAAACCAATTG GCAGATGTGGACCGCTTTGTAGCAGATGGATCTCTCGATGACAATGTTGAGTCTTTTTTATCACATGATGATACCGACCCTAGAGATCCAGTTGGACGTATGGATGTAAGCAAAG GTTTCACATTTTCTGAATTAAATTCAGTTCGTGCAAGCACAAATAAAGTTGTTTGTAGCCATTTCTCATCCGACGGAAAATTGCTTGCAAGTGGTGGTCATGACAAAAAG GTTGTTTTATGGTACACAGATTCTCTAAAGCAGAAAGCTACCCTCGAAGAACATTCACTTTTAATCACTGATGTCCGTTTCAGTCCAAGCATGCCTCGTCTTGCAACATCTTCATACGACAAAACTGTCCGGGTTTGGGATGTTGACAAT CCTGGGTATTCGCTTCGTACCTTCACTGGGCATTCTGCAGCTGTTATGTCACTAGACTTTCATCCTAATAAAGATGACCTTATCTGCTCTTGTGATTGTGATGGCGAGATAAGATATTGGAGTATTAACAATGGCAGTTGTGCTAGAGTGTCAAAG GGTGGCATGGCACAGATGAGATTTCAACCTCGTCTAGGGAGATTCCTTGCTGCAGCTGCAGAGAACGTTGTCTCTATACTTGATGTTGAGACACAAGCATGCCGATATTCTCTAAAG GGTCACACAAAGTCAATACATTCTGTTTGTTGGGATCCTTCTGGAGAGTTCCTGGCATCTGTCAGTGAGGACTCTGTCAGGGTTTGGACTCTTGGATCCGGGAGTGAAGGGGAATGTGTTCATGAGCTTAGCTGTAATGGAAATAAGTTTCACTCGTGCGTTTTCCATCCAACGTATTCTTCACTGTTGGTCATTGGCTGTTACCAG TCATTGGAGCTGTGGAACATGACCGAGAACAAGACGATGACTCTATCTGCTCACGACGGTCTTATTGCTGCACTGGCCGTTTCAACTGTAAACGGTTTGGTTGCTTCTGCCAGTCATGACAGGTTTGTCAAGCTCTGGAAGTGA
- the LOC11432839 gene encoding transcriptional corepressor LEUNIG isoform X1: MSQTNWEADKMLDVYIHDYLVKRDLKASAQAFQAEGKVSSDPVAIDAPGGFLFEWWSVFWDIFIARTNEKHSEVAASYIETQLIKAREQQQQQQQQPQPQQSPHQQQQQQQQHQMQMQQMLLQRQHQQQQQQQQQQQQQQQQQQQQPQHQQQQQQQQQQQQQQGRDRAHLLNGGGANGLVGNPSTANAIATKMYEERLKLPLQRDSLEDAAMKQRFGDQLLDPNHASILKSSAATGQPSGQVLHGAAGAMSPQVQARSQQLPGSTLDIKTEINPVLNPRAAGPEGSLMAVPGSNQGGNNLTLKGWPLTGLEHLRSGLLQQQKPFIQSPQPFHQLPMLTQQHQQQLMLAQQNLASPSASDDSRRLRMLLNPRNMGVSKDGLSNPVGDVVSNVGSPLQAGGPPFPRGDPDMLMKLKLAQLQHQQQQNANPQQQQLQQQHSLSNQQSQSANHNMHQQDNKVGGGGGSVTGDGSMSNSFRGNDQVSKSQPGRKRKQPVSSSGPANSSGTANTAGPSPSSAPSTPSGSTHTPGDVISMPSLPHNGSSSKPLMMFSTDGNTSPSNQLWDDKDIELQADVDRFVADGSLDDNVESFLSHDDTDPRDPVGRMDVSKGFTFSELNSVRASTNKVVCSHFSSDGKLLASGGHDKKVVLWYTDSLKQKATLEEHSLLITDVRFSPSMPRLATSSYDKTVRVWDVDNPGYSLRTFTGHSAAVMSLDFHPNKDDLICSCDCDGEIRYWSINNGSCARVSKGGMAQMRFQPRLGRFLAAAAENVVSILDVETQACRYSLKGHTKSIHSVCWDPSGEFLASVSEDSVRVWTLGSGSEGECVHELSCNGNKFHSCVFHPTYSSLLVIGCYQSLELWNMTENKTMTLSAHDGLIAALAVSTVNGLVASASHDRFVKLWK, translated from the exons ATGTCTCAGACTAACTGGGAAGCTGATAAGAT GTTGGATGTTTACATCCATGATTACCTTGTGAAGAGGGATTTGAAAGCTTCTGCTCAGGCTTTTCAAGCTGAAGGGAAAGTGTCTTCTGATCCTGTTG CTATTGACGCTCCGGGAGGATTTTTGTTCGAGTGGTGGTCGGTTTTCTGGGACATATTCATTGCCAGGACGAACGAGAAGCATTCGGAAGTTGCCGCGTCTTATATCGAG ACACAGTTAATTAAGGCCAGggagcagcagcagcaacagcagcagcagccaCAACCTCAGCAATCACCACATCAACAGcagcaacagcaacaacaacatcagaTGCAGATGCAACAGATGCTGTTACAGAGGCAACACCAGCAGCAACAGCAGCAACAGCAAcagcaacaacagcaacaacagcagcagcagcagcagccgCAACATCAGcagcaacaacagcagcagcaacagcaACAGCAACAACAGGGTAGGGATAGGGCTCATCTCTTGAATGGCGGTGGTGCAAATGGATTAGTTGGAAACCCTAGCACTGCAAATGCTATAGCAACAAAGATGTATGAGGAAAGGTTAAAACTTCCTCTTCAAAGGGATTCTTTGGAAGATGCTGCAATGAAG CAAAGATTTGGAGACCAACTCTTGGATCCAAATCATGCTTCAATACTAAAGTCTTCTGCAGCTACTGGCCAGCCGTCAGG GCAAGTTTTGCATGGTGCTGCTGGTGCGATGTCTCCACAAGTTCAAGCTCGTAGTCAGCAACTACCAGGGTCTACTCTG GATATAAAAACTGAGATCAATCCTGTATTGAATCCCAGAGCTGCGGGTCCTGAAGGATCATTGATGGCAGTTCCTG GATCAAATCAAGGTGGCAACAATTTGACTCTGAAAGGGTGGCCACTCACA GGTTTGGAGCATCTACGTTCTGGTTTACTCCAGCAACAAAAACCTTTCATACAGAGTCCACAGCCTTTTCATCAACTTCCAATGTTGACACAACAACATCAGCAACAACTTATGTTAGCTCAGCAAAACCTGGCATCACCATCTGCCAGTGATGATAGTAGAAGACTCAGAATGCTACTGAATCCTCGAAATATGGGCGTAAGTAAGGATGGCCTTTCAAATCCTGTTGGTGATGTAGTATCAAATGTTGGATCGCCCCTTCAAGCCGGTGGTCCTCCATTTCCTCGTGGGGATCCAGATATGTTAATGAAG TTGAAACTTGCTCAGttacaacatcaacaacagcAGAATGCCAATCCACAGCAGCAGCAACTTCAACAACAGCATTCTCTTTCAAATCAGCAATCACAGTCTGCAAATCATAACATGCATCAGCAAGATAATAAAGTAGGGGGAGGTGGTGGCAGTGTAACTGGAGACGGTAGCATGTCAAACTCCTTTAGAGGAAATGATCAG GTTTCCAAAAGCCAGCctggaagaaagagaaagcagCCTGTATCTTCTTCTGGTCCTGCCAATAGCTCAGGAACGGCTAATACAGCAGGACCATCGCCGAGTTCAGCACCCTCAACTCCCTCAGGCTCAACTCACACGCCTGGTGATGTGATATCAATGCCTTCTTTACCTCATAATGGTAGTTCTTCTAAGCCATTAATGATGTTTAGCACTGATGGCAATACCTCACCTTCAAACCAATTG TGGGATGATAAGGATATTGAATTGCAGGCAGATGTGGACCGCTTTGTAGCAGATGGATCTCTCGATGACAATGTTGAGTCTTTTTTATCACATGATGATACCGACCCTAGAGATCCAGTTGGACGTATGGATGTAAGCAAAG GTTTCACATTTTCTGAATTAAATTCAGTTCGTGCAAGCACAAATAAAGTTGTTTGTAGCCATTTCTCATCCGACGGAAAATTGCTTGCAAGTGGTGGTCATGACAAAAAG GTTGTTTTATGGTACACAGATTCTCTAAAGCAGAAAGCTACCCTCGAAGAACATTCACTTTTAATCACTGATGTCCGTTTCAGTCCAAGCATGCCTCGTCTTGCAACATCTTCATACGACAAAACTGTCCGGGTTTGGGATGTTGACAAT CCTGGGTATTCGCTTCGTACCTTCACTGGGCATTCTGCAGCTGTTATGTCACTAGACTTTCATCCTAATAAAGATGACCTTATCTGCTCTTGTGATTGTGATGGCGAGATAAGATATTGGAGTATTAACAATGGCAGTTGTGCTAGAGTGTCAAAG GGTGGCATGGCACAGATGAGATTTCAACCTCGTCTAGGGAGATTCCTTGCTGCAGCTGCAGAGAACGTTGTCTCTATACTTGATGTTGAGACACAAGCATGCCGATATTCTCTAAAG GGTCACACAAAGTCAATACATTCTGTTTGTTGGGATCCTTCTGGAGAGTTCCTGGCATCTGTCAGTGAGGACTCTGTCAGGGTTTGGACTCTTGGATCCGGGAGTGAAGGGGAATGTGTTCATGAGCTTAGCTGTAATGGAAATAAGTTTCACTCGTGCGTTTTCCATCCAACGTATTCTTCACTGTTGGTCATTGGCTGTTACCAG TCATTGGAGCTGTGGAACATGACCGAGAACAAGACGATGACTCTATCTGCTCACGACGGTCTTATTGCTGCACTGGCCGTTTCAACTGTAAACGGTTTGGTTGCTTCTGCCAGTCATGACAGGTTTGTCAAGCTCTGGAAGTGA